In Alphaproteobacteria bacterium, the genomic window CCGACCTGGTTTAACAGTCCGGTGCCGTCGTTCGGCCCGCGCAAGGCGCGCCTGCTCATCGTCGGCCTCGCCCCTGGTCTGCAAGGGGCCAATCGGACCGGAAGGCCCTTTACGGGCGATTTTGCTGGCGACCTGCTCTATCAAACGCTCATCGATTACGGCTTTGCCCGCGGCCACTATGCGGCACGCTGCGACGATGGCCTCACGCTCATCGATTGCCGCATTACCAACACGGTGCGCTGTGTCCCGCCGGAAAACAAGCCGACCGGCGCGGAGATCGGGCACTGCCGCGATTTCCTCAAGAGCACGATTCGTGAAATGAGCCAGCTCCGCGTCATTGTGGCCTTGGGTCGGATTGCTCACGACAGTGTCGTGGTAAGCGCGGGGATTCGGCTGGCAGCGGCCGCTTTCGCCCACGGCCGCAGCCACCCGCTCGACGGTCTCACGCTCTACGACAGCTATCACTGCTCGCGCTATAACACCAATACCGGCAAACTCACGCCCCAGATGTTCCATGCGGTGTTCGCGGCGGTTCGCGCCCAATTGGACGCGCCGAGCCCATCCACAGAAGCGTGATGCCGGCGGGGACGTCTGATCCCGGCACCCGATCGCTGCAGGGGCCGTCAAGCCACGTTTTCTCGACGCGGTGCGCGCTATCTAAGTCGGCCGGTCCTGATAGGAAATGAACTCGAGCAGCGTCCCGTCGGGATCGCGAAAATAAATGCTCACACCTTGG contains:
- a CDS encoding uracil-DNA glycosylase encodes the protein MTTSSRTSENPGWGAGPLPEPGRDCPRCPRLVAFRKAWRKREPTWFNSPVPSFGPRKARLLIVGLAPGLQGANRTGRPFTGDFAGDLLYQTLIDYGFARGHYAARCDDGLTLIDCRITNTVRCVPPENKPTGAEIGHCRDFLKSTIREMSQLRVIVALGRIAHDSVVVSAGIRLAAAAFAHGRSHPLDGLTLYDSYHCSRYNTNTGKLTPQMFHAVFAAVRAQLDAPSPSTEA